From the unidentified bacterial endosymbiont genome, one window contains:
- the ptsP gene encoding phosphoenolpyruvate--protein phosphotransferase — protein sequence MLTRLREIVEKVASAPRLNEALNILVTDICLAMETEVCSVYLADHDRRCYYLMATRGLKKPRGRTVTLAFDEGIVGLVGRLAEPINLADAQKHPSFKFIPSVKEERFRAFLGVPIIQRRQLLGVLVVQQRELRQYDESEESFLVTLATQMAAILSQSQLTALFGQYRHTRIRALPASPGVAIAEGWMDATLPLMEQVYEASTLDEALERERLTAALEEAANEFRRYSKRFSAGAQKETAAIFDLYSHLLSDARLRRELFAEVDKGSVAEWAVKKVIEKFAEQFAALTEGYLKERAGDLRSLGQRLLFHLDDTIQGSNAWPKRFVLVADELSATTLAELPQDRLAGVVVRDGAANSHAAIMVRALGIPTVMGADIQPSVLHRRTLVVDGYRGELLVDPEPVLLQEYQRLISEENELSKLVEDDVNLPAQLKSGERIKIMLNAGLSPEHEEKLGSRIDGIGLYRTEIPFMLQSGFPSEEEQVAQYQGMLQMFNDKPVTLRTLDVGADKQLPYMPISEENPCLGWRGIRITLDQPEIFLIQVRAMLRANAATGNLSILLPMVTSIDEIDEARRLIERAGREVEEMIGYAIPKPRIGIMLEVPSMIFMLPQLANRIDFVSVGTNDLTQYILAVDRNNTRVASIYDNLHPGVLRALAMIARESEQYGLDLRLCGEMAGDSMCVAILIGLGYRHLSMNGRSVARVKYLLRHIDIDDARDLAKRSLEAQLATEVRHQVAAFMERRGMGGLIRGGR from the coding sequence ATGCTCACCCGCTTGCGAGAAATAGTCGAGAAGGTGGCCAGTGCGCCTCGTCTGAACGAGGCGCTGAATATTCTGGTCACTGACATCTGTCTTGCGATGGAAACCGAAGTTTGTTCGGTGTATTTGGCTGACCACGATCGGCGCTGCTATTACCTGATGGCGACGCGCGGATTAAAAAAACCCCGTGGCCGCACGGTAACGCTGGCTTTTGATGAAGGTATTGTTGGCCTGGTTGGACGGCTGGCTGAACCTATCAACCTCGCCGATGCGCAAAAACACCCCAGTTTTAAATTTATCCCTTCCGTAAAAGAGGAACGTTTTCGCGCTTTCCTGGGTGTGCCGATCATTCAGCGTCGCCAACTGCTTGGCGTGCTGGTGGTTCAGCAGCGTGAACTGCGCCAGTATGACGAAAGCGAAGAGTCTTTCCTGGTCACGCTGGCGACCCAGATGGCTGCAATTCTCTCCCAGTCTCAGCTTACTGCCCTGTTTGGACAATATCGTCATACGCGCATTCGTGCGCTCCCGGCCTCGCCGGGCGTGGCGATTGCCGAAGGCTGGATGGATGCGACATTGCCTTTAATGGAGCAGGTGTATGAAGCCTCTACCCTGGATGAGGCCCTCGAGCGTGAGCGCCTGACCGCTGCACTGGAAGAGGCCGCCAACGAATTCCGTCGCTACAGCAAACGCTTTTCTGCGGGAGCGCAAAAAGAGACGGCGGCCATCTTTGACCTCTATTCACACCTGCTTTCCGATGCGCGCCTGCGCCGTGAACTTTTTGCCGAAGTGGATAAAGGCTCGGTAGCCGAATGGGCGGTTAAAAAGGTCATTGAAAAATTTGCCGAGCAATTTGCCGCGCTGACGGAGGGTTATCTGAAGGAGCGGGCGGGAGATTTGCGTTCTTTGGGTCAGCGTTTGCTGTTCCACCTTGATGATACCATTCAGGGTTCGAATGCCTGGCCAAAACGGTTTGTACTGGTCGCGGATGAACTTTCGGCAACGACACTCGCTGAGCTGCCGCAGGACAGGCTGGCAGGCGTCGTGGTCCGCGATGGTGCCGCCAACTCCCATGCCGCTATTATGGTGCGTGCCCTCGGTATTCCTACCGTTATGGGCGCTGATATTCAGCCGTCGGTACTGCACCGACGCACGCTGGTGGTGGACGGATATCGCGGAGAACTGTTGGTCGATCCAGAGCCAGTCCTGCTCCAGGAGTACCAGCGTCTCATCAGTGAAGAAAATGAATTAAGCAAGCTGGTGGAAGATGACGTTAACCTGCCCGCGCAGCTCAAAAGCGGCGAGCGGATCAAGATCATGCTCAACGCCGGATTAAGCCCCGAACATGAAGAGAAGCTCGGCAGCCGTATTGACGGTATTGGACTGTACCGCACTGAAATCCCTTTCATGTTACAAAGCGGCTTCCCGTCTGAAGAGGAGCAGGTCGCGCAGTATCAGGGCATGTTGCAGATGTTTAATGACAAACCCGTTACGCTGCGTACCCTGGACGTCGGGGCGGATAAACAACTGCCGTACATGCCGATCAGTGAAGAAAACCCGTGCCTTGGCTGGCGTGGGATCCGCATCACCCTCGATCAGCCGGAGATCTTCCTGATCCAGGTGCGCGCCATGCTGCGTGCCAATGCGGCAACCGGGAACCTGAGCATCCTACTGCCGATGGTGACCAGTATTGACGAAATTGACGAGGCGCGACGCTTAATCGAACGTGCAGGGCGTGAAGTCGAAGAGATGATTGGCTATGCGATCCCCAAACCGCGCATCGGGATCATGCTCGAAGTGCCGTCAATGATCTTTATGCTGCCGCAACTGGCAAACCGGATCGATTTTGTCTCAGTCGGGACCAACGATCTGACGCAATATATTCTGGCCGTCGACCGTAACAATACGCGCGTTGCCAGTATCTACGACAACCTCCATCCTGGGGTGCTCCGGGCACTGGCGATGATCGCCCGAGAATCGGAGCAGTATGGTCTCGACCTGCGCCTGTGCGGTGAAATGGCGGGGGATTCAATGTGTGTTGCGATCCTGATTGGCCTTGGGTACCGCCACTTATCAATGAACGGCCGCTCGGTGGCGCGTGTGAAATATCTGTTGCGTCATATCGATATTGACGATGCCCGCGATCTGGCTAAGCGCAGCCTTGAAGCGCAGCTGGCGACGGAGGTGCGCCATCAGGTTGCCGCCTTCATGGAACGACGCGGCATGGGCGGCCTGATCCGCGGCGGGCGTTAA
- the lgt gene encoding prolipoprotein diacylglyceryl transferase, protein MNSGYLHFPEFDPVIFSVGPVALHWYGLMYLVGFIFAMWLAGRRASRPGSGWTKNEVENLLYAGFLGVFLGGRIGYVLFYNFPVFLSDPLYLFRVWDGGMSFHGGLIGVILVMVIFAKRTKRNFFQVADFIAPLIPFGLGAGRLGNFINGELWGRVDPGVSYTMLFPGSRAEDMALLPSHSEWQSIFDTYGALPRHMSQLYELALEGVVLFIILNLFIRKPRPMGAVSGLFLIGYGAFRIIVEFFRQPDQQFTGEWVQYISMGQILSIPMIVAGVIMMIWAYRRRPQQQLS, encoded by the coding sequence ATGAACAGTGGTTATCTGCATTTTCCGGAGTTTGATCCGGTCATTTTCTCAGTAGGACCCGTCGCGCTTCACTGGTACGGTCTGATGTACCTGGTGGGCTTTATTTTCGCCATGTGGCTGGCGGGTCGTCGCGCCAGTCGTCCTGGCAGCGGCTGGACGAAAAACGAAGTCGAGAACCTGCTTTATGCCGGTTTCCTCGGCGTATTCCTCGGTGGCCGTATCGGCTACGTGCTGTTCTATAACTTCCCGGTGTTCCTGAGCGATCCGCTCTACCTGTTCCGCGTCTGGGATGGCGGCATGTCCTTCCATGGCGGCCTGATTGGCGTGATCCTGGTGATGGTTATCTTTGCCAAACGCACCAAACGTAACTTCTTCCAGGTGGCTGATTTTATTGCGCCGCTGATCCCGTTTGGTCTGGGAGCCGGACGTCTTGGCAACTTCATCAACGGCGAGCTGTGGGGAAGAGTGGATCCAGGCGTATCCTATACGATGCTGTTCCCGGGCTCGCGCGCCGAAGACATGGCCTTGCTGCCGTCCCATTCTGAATGGCAATCCATTTTCGATACCTACGGTGCTCTGCCTCGCCATATGTCCCAGCTCTATGAACTAGCGCTGGAAGGCGTGGTACTGTTTATCATTCTGAATCTGTTTATCCGCAAACCGCGTCCAATGGGGGCCGTCTCCGGCCTGTTCCTGATTGGCTACGGGGCATTCCGTATCATTGTCGAGTTTTTCCGCCAGCCGGATCAACAGTTCACCGGTGAATGGGTGCAGTACATCAGCATGGGGCAAATCCTCTCCATTCCGATGATTGTGGCGGGTGTCATAATGATGATTTGGGCGTATCGTCGTCGCCCACAGCAACAACTTTCCTGA